The Hevea brasiliensis isolate MT/VB/25A 57/8 chromosome 1, ASM3005281v1, whole genome shotgun sequence DNA segment TTAATGCTAGCTCAAACAACTATGCAGCATCCACTCAAGACTAAAAGAAAAAGGTTCACCTTGCCAAGAAAAATGCTGGCCCAAGTTTAACTCCCCTTGTTGCAACAAATTTGAAACGATTAAAGATTAGCCACTTTGACAAAACAGGAATCCCTTGTTCTATTTGCATGCTGAGCTGAATATAGGAAGCCCTTTAGTCAGCACAAAATAACACAACTGACACTTACAATTAGCATTTAAAGGCAGAATTAAGAATGCAGTATGATATAACTGGAATTcaatcaaaaagaaaaaaaataataatcatatTTGAAAAGGTTAAgatattatacatgagaaaaactATGATCATTGGCCTTCACATATCGAGATTCTTGCTTCAAGACTACCATACGATCATGAGGACTGCCACTGCATTTGCAAACATTTTGCAACAAATTTAGTAAATAGGACGTCAGTGTACTTGTAAATTAAATTACATAAGACATGGCTACCTGCAAGTCACTGGGAACCCATCAGGATCACTAGTTATAGAGCGGCCATCATCATTCAGCAGGTGTACATGCTGCATTTTTTCTCACAATCATTACCTCTGATATCAAATCTAATTAACTACATAAGTTGCAGATCAAAATACTGCAAAAAAATAACATGCCTAAAAGATGCATATAAGTAGCAATAAGCTAGGCTTTAACCTCAAATTTAATACTGGTTGTGCTGCTCCATTGGGAACTCGCAGGCTCATTCAGATCCAAGCCCACTGAAAATCGAGACAAATTCACACCTCCACTCCCCGAACGAGAGAAATTGTCGACCGGTGTACCATGGATGCCGATTTCAGGTGAAACAGAATGCTAAGCCAAGTAATTAGAAAAATAGAGGAAATAAAATGCTGTGAACTAGTGCACAAAATCAAACTTGTTTCCTTCAAATTCCCAGTTGGACTTTCATCTATAATCAACTTGGTTATGGGACTTCATAAAGGCCCAACTCTAATGCCAGATTAGTGTTCCATCTTTtcttaattttcatcaataaaatAACAGCAGCAAAAGGTTTAATTGATGCTCACCTGAATGATAAAACATTGTTGAGCTAGCCATTCAGGTCTTGGCCTCCTATAAGCTATCAATACATTTGAATCATACAGCCCCTTATCCCATGATAAATCAAGCTTCTCACTCCCACCAAATAAATTGGGGTGTTTGAGGCAAAGACTGCAAAAGAACCCATTGAATTTATTGTCAAACCACAGCCCTAATTTACCAATTTTGTGTAACCATATACTTTTCTATGTTGCACTAGTCTACTATTCAGAACCCCAACAAAAACTTATTACTATCCAAACAAAACCATGACATGATAAAACACATACCTCCCAATTATGAGTGAAAGAGGGCTGGCAGTGTTTCTGTTACATACAGAGATCGAATGAGTGAGACAAAGAATGAtagaaatggaaaattaattggTGGGTGAAAATTTTAAGGAATGGAAATGGAAAAGAACCTGAGAGGAGGGAGCATCAAGGAAGCACATAGCTTGTGGGTGAGATCAACATTGACATCAATTTTGGCTGTTGCATACAAACAAACACCATTGATTTAAAACTTAAAATCCACCAAACATAACTAgtaacat contains these protein-coding regions:
- the LOC131179227 gene encoding outer envelope protein 39, chloroplastic-like isoform X1; amino-acid sequence: MGAQKSIHAGKAKIDVNVDLTHKLCASLMLPPLRNTASPLSLIIGSLCLKHPNLFGGSEKLDLSWDKGLYDSNVLIAYRRPRPEWLAQQCFIIQHSVSPEIGIHGTPVDNFSRSGSGGVNLSRFSVGLDLNEPASSQWSSTTSIKFEHVHLLNDDGRSITSDPDGFPVTCSGSPHDRMVVLKQESRYVKANDHSFSHLSMQIEQGIPVLSKWLIFNRFKFVATRGVKLGPAFFLASLTGGSIVGDMAPYQAFAIGGVGSVRGYGEGAVGSGRSCLVANSELTFPVNKMLEGVVFLDCGTDLGSGRLVPVSGNPAQRQRKPGSGIGFGYGLRLKSPFGHFHVDYAINSFHQKTVYFGIGNLIS
- the LOC131179227 gene encoding outer envelope protein 39, chloroplastic-like isoform X2 — its product is MGAQKSIHAGKAKIDVNVDLTHKLCASLMLPPLRNTASPLSLIIGSLCLKHPNLFGGSEKLDLSWDKGLYDSNVLIAYRRPRPEWLAQQCFIIQHSVSPEIGIHGTPVDNFSRSGSGGVNLSRFSVGLDLNEPASSQWSSTTSIKFEHVHLLNDDGRSITSDPDGFPVTCSGSPHDRMVVLKQESRYVKANDHSFSHLSMQIEQGIPVLSKWLIFNRFKFVATRGVKLGPAFFLASLTGGSIVGDMAPYQAFAIGGVGSVRGYGEGAVGSGRSCLVANSELTFPVNKMLEGVVFLDCGTDLGSGRLVPGNPAQRQRKPGSGIGFGYGLRLKSPFGHFHVDYAINSFHQKTVYFGIGNLIS